Below is a window of Deltaproteobacteria bacterium DNA.
TACACGTTGAAGACGCGCGCTTCTTCTTCAACCCCCGCTTCGAGTACGACGGCGTGTACGACTACGGGCCGGATATTTTTCGTCACAAACTGCGCTCAGAAGGCAAACCGATTCCCCCACGCTTGCAGAAGGGCAATCGCCTGCAACTCTTTGAAGTGTACGGCCAATTCCAGCTGCTCAAGACCGTGAACCTCCGCATCGGACGGCAAAATCTGTCGTGGGGAGAAACTGATGCCTTCCGTTTGCTTGATCGCATTAACCCTCTCGATAATGGCTTTGGTGGCTTCTTGATTCCGCTTGATGAACGGCGCCGACCATTGATGATGGTACGGGCAACCGTGGGGCTCGGTGACTATCCGCAATGGGATATTTACAACGCTGCCCTTGAAGCCTTCATTGCTCCCGATTCCCGTTTACCAGCCGGAGCGCCAGGCCGCACCCCGTGGGGAGTGACTGGCGCAGCTTCGCCGAGAGGCTTTCCTCCAACACTGGTGGCAAGTCTTGCTCAACTTGGTCGTGGTGCTTCACGAGGAAACCAAATTGAACGTCCGGATCGCTCACTTAAAGATAGTCGCTGGGGAACGCGACTGATGTGGACGTGGGCAGATATATCGTTCTCACTCGCCTATATGTCCACCTATCCAGATAGTGCGACAGCCGCTCTGCGCCTCAACGAAGCCAGCAATCCGGTCCTGCGTCTCAAATACCCCAACGTGCAAATTGTCGGTCTTACTGCTACTACACCACTCACTCCTTTGAACCTGAATTACACCGTCATTCGGACCGAACTCGCTGGGTTTTTTGGCGAACCTTTCTTCATAGAGAACCAGAACTTTCGCCTCGGTGTCCCCATTCCTAAACGGAATGTGATCCGTGGTGTGATTGGATTTGACCATAACCAATGGTGGCGCTTCTTGAACCCGAACAATACTTTCTCACTGACTGGCCAGCTCTTCTACACTGGCCTTCAGGGAGGAGTAGGTGGCATCAAAGTTCCCTTGCAGCGCAAGCCCGGAGAGTATATCGATCTTGACCGCACCAGCTTTGTCACCACTTTTGGTATCAACACCCTTTACTCTGCAGCCTACTTCTTCAACATCTCCCAGGTGCAACCCTCAGCCACCGTTTTGTATGACTGGGAAGGTGCGTGGCTCTTTCAGCCAGCGTTGACCTTCATTCGCGACCCATTCCGCTTCCGCGTTGAGTATAGCTGGTTAGAAGGACGCTTCGTCCAAAGTCTCGGCGGCGGCATCGGCTTGTTCAAAGATAAAGACAACCTCGCATTTCGTATCGATTACTTGCTCTAAGATAAAAGGAGGACTTCCATGATCACACGATGTTCGCTCATAGGAGTTGTCACGGTCGCCCTATTACTCGGATGGGCAAGTGCCAATGCAGCAGATACTCCACCGCTCACAACCGCGTTAACCGAAAAGTATGGCCTTAAGGTCGGTATGAAAATCACTAAAGAGAATGCCGATCTCATCAAAGACCTGGTTCCAGAAGCGGTGTACAATCGCACCAAAAATGGGGACTACATTTTTACCATTGGTAAGTTCCCAGAGCCAGACACGCTCAATCCAGCGAAACTATGGGACAAAGATTTTAACGCCTCAAGCGAAAAAAGCCGCGGGAAATATGATGTCGACGCAGAGGCTGGCATCGTCGATAAAGCCACTAAACAACGGCCATCACCAATGCCGCTTGGTTATCCGTATCCAGATATCGATTTCAAAGAAGACCCCGCCAAAGTCGGCGCTAAAATCGCATGGAACCTGGTCTCTTTAGCTGGCGCTTGTGGCGAGCAAGACCATGAAGGCGCACGGGTGGTCTCTGCTCCTCATGGTGGTTCGTATGATCGCTACTTCAGTCCGAAAGTCATTCGTCAGTATGTTGATTTTCGTCGCAATGCGGTTAG
It encodes the following:
- a CDS encoding DUF1302 domain-containing protein — its product is MRPWTRWSALLASAVFILMNLVFVNPTKAIFLDDARTIQLSGVFYNQVRFRTTDSRRFAPKASDWTMLQHRYFIDPQLLVQVQPWLQHAPFGRELVDLLHVEDARFFFNPRFEYDGVYDYGPDIFRHKLRSEGKPIPPRLQKGNRLQLFEVYGQFQLLKTVNLRIGRQNLSWGETDAFRLLDRINPLDNGFGGFLIPLDERRRPLMMVRATVGLGDYPQWDIYNAALEAFIAPDSRLPAGAPGRTPWGVTGAASPRGFPPTLVASLAQLGRGASRGNQIERPDRSLKDSRWGTRLMWTWADISFSLAYMSTYPDSATAALRLNEASNPVLRLKYPNVQIVGLTATTPLTPLNLNYTVIRTELAGFFGEPFFIENQNFRLGVPIPKRNVIRGVIGFDHNQWWRFLNPNNTFSLTGQLFYTGLQGGVGGIKVPLQRKPGEYIDLDRTSFVTTFGINTLYSAAYFFNISQVQPSATVLYDWEGAWLFQPALTFIRDPFRFRVEYSWLEGRFVQSLGGGIGLFKDKDNLAFRIDYLL